One genomic segment of Cellulophaga sp. HaHaR_3_176 includes these proteins:
- a CDS encoding L-rhamnose mutarotase: protein MKRYCLALDLKDDQKLIDEYVAYHKKVWPDILESIKASGIHTAEIYLVQNRLFMMLETQENFSFEKKNEMDLSNNTVQEWENLMWTYQQALPGSKPGEKWKLMDCIFKL from the coding sequence ATGAAACGCTATTGCTTGGCACTTGATCTTAAAGATGATCAAAAATTAATAGATGAGTATGTTGCTTATCATAAAAAGGTATGGCCAGATATTTTAGAAAGTATCAAAGCATCAGGTATTCATACTGCTGAAATTTATCTGGTTCAGAATCGGTTATTTATGATGCTTGAAACACAAGAAAATTTCTCTTTTGAAAAAAAAAATGAAATGGACTTAAGTAATAATACCGTTCAAGAATGGGAAAATTTAATGTGGACCTATCAACAAGCATTACCAGGTTCTAAACCAGGTGAAAAGTGGAAATTGATGGATTGCATTTTTAAATTATAA
- a CDS encoding alpha-hydroxy acid oxidase: MAHTFNTKYPSIDDLRTKAKKRMPRFAFEYLDGGCNEDVNLHRNTSELREVQLKPNYLRSFNGSSLKTSLFGVEYDAPFGIAPVGLQGLMWPNSPEILAKAAFEHNVPFILSTVTTSSIERVSELTEGKAWFQLYHPAKTDLRDDIIKRAEAAHCPVLVILCDVPTFGFRPRDIRNGLAMPPKMSIQNILQVLGKPTWALNTLKYGQPNFETLKPYMPKGLDLKQLGKFMDQTFSGRLNAERIKPIRDMWKGKIVLKGVASHEDAEEAIRLGLDGIIVSNHGGRQLDAGESTIRPLETIAEKYGDKITVMMDSGIRSGPDVARTLASGADFTFLGRSFMYGVGALGKQGGDHTISLLKAELQQVMEQLCCENTSDLSKNLIKQKFK, translated from the coding sequence ATGGCACATACTTTTAATACAAAATACCCATCTATAGATGATCTTAGAACAAAAGCAAAAAAACGAATGCCTCGTTTTGCTTTTGAATATTTAGATGGTGGCTGTAACGAAGATGTTAATCTACATAGAAATACATCAGAATTACGAGAGGTACAATTAAAGCCAAATTATTTACGATCGTTTAATGGATCAAGCTTAAAAACATCATTGTTTGGTGTAGAGTACGATGCACCTTTTGGTATAGCACCAGTTGGTTTACAGGGGCTTATGTGGCCAAATTCGCCTGAAATATTAGCCAAAGCAGCTTTTGAGCATAATGTGCCTTTTATACTAAGTACTGTAACAACAAGTAGTATTGAACGTGTTAGTGAGTTAACAGAAGGCAAAGCGTGGTTTCAATTGTATCATCCAGCTAAAACTGATTTACGAGATGATATTATAAAAAGAGCTGAAGCAGCACATTGCCCTGTATTAGTTATTTTATGCGATGTGCCTACTTTTGGTTTTCGTCCTAGAGATATTCGAAACGGGTTAGCAATGCCTCCAAAAATGAGCATTCAGAATATTTTACAAGTTTTAGGCAAACCAACTTGGGCATTAAATACTTTAAAATATGGGCAACCAAATTTTGAAACCTTAAAACCATATATGCCAAAAGGTTTAGATTTAAAACAACTAGGTAAATTTATGGACCAAACTTTTTCAGGTCGTTTAAATGCCGAAAGAATAAAACCGATTCGCGATATGTGGAAAGGTAAAATAGTTTTAAAAGGTGTAGCCTCTCATGAAGATGCAGAAGAAGCGATTCGTTTAGGTTTAGATGGTATTATTGTGTCGAACCATGGTGGTAGGCAGTTAGATGCAGGAGAATCTACCATTAGACCTTTAGAAACTATAGCAGAAAAATACGGTGATAAAATTACGGTAATGATGGATAGTGGTATTCGTTCGGGGCCAGATGTGGCTAGAACCTTAGCTAGTGGCGCAGACTTCACTTTTTTAGGGCGTAGTTTTATGTATGGTGTCGGAGCACTTGGTAAGCAAGGCGGAGATCATACCATATCATTACTTAAAGCAGAATTGCAACAGGTTATGGAGCAGCTTTGTTGTGAGAATACAAGTGATCTGAGTAAAAATTTAATCAAACAAAAATTCAAATAA
- a CDS encoding DUF4861 family protein, with the protein MRSSIFYVSALIGITFLSCGEQKKEHTIITIKNNLEIPRAFETVEVSKKEIVLGENQKFENIIVRDMATQERLITQFVDENSDGVADVVLFQPEVEPISEKKYEIVVLDSVAAQDVTAYCYSRFVPERTDDYAWENNKVAFRTYGPVAQKMVEDSVSGGTLSSGIDAWLKKVEYPIINKWYAKNDINPGEYHIDSGEGLDNFHVGSSRGVGGVAVKKDTTYYISKNFTEWETITTGPIRTSFVLNYADWDADGQKITEEKHISLDYGNNLSKFEIHTTGTTVLSVGLTLHKKEGVGTEKVDQGWVSYWEPHEGSELGTGIVAANGTMIASENYDTNMTDRSNLYAQLKVENGKVVYYSGFAWKESKQYPTKASWEAYLEEFALKINNPLEVSLK; encoded by the coding sequence ATGAGAAGCAGTATATTTTATGTAAGTGCTTTAATCGGTATAACTTTTTTAAGTTGTGGGGAGCAGAAAAAAGAGCATACCATTATAACGATAAAAAATAATTTAGAAATTCCGCGTGCTTTTGAAACGGTAGAGGTTTCTAAAAAAGAGATAGTATTAGGCGAAAATCAAAAATTCGAAAATATTATAGTACGCGATATGGCAACGCAAGAGCGTTTAATCACGCAATTTGTAGATGAAAATAGCGATGGTGTTGCTGATGTAGTGTTATTTCAACCAGAAGTGGAACCAATATCAGAAAAAAAGTATGAAATAGTAGTTTTAGATTCTGTTGCAGCGCAAGATGTTACAGCCTATTGTTACTCACGTTTTGTGCCAGAACGTACTGATGATTATGCTTGGGAGAATAACAAAGTAGCATTTAGAACCTATGGGCCAGTAGCACAAAAAATGGTTGAAGATTCTGTTTCTGGTGGTACATTATCATCAGGTATTGATGCTTGGTTAAAAAAAGTAGAATATCCGATAATTAATAAATGGTATGCTAAAAATGATATCAACCCTGGGGAATATCATATAGATTCAGGCGAAGGATTAGATAATTTTCATGTAGGCTCAAGTAGAGGAGTAGGTGGTGTTGCGGTTAAAAAAGACACGACATATTATATTTCTAAAAACTTTACCGAATGGGAAACCATTACTACAGGTCCTATCAGAACAAGTTTTGTTTTAAATTATGCTGATTGGGATGCTGATGGACAAAAAATTACAGAAGAGAAACATATATCGTTAGATTACGGTAATAACTTATCTAAATTTGAAATACACACGACAGGCACAACCGTATTATCAGTGGGTTTAACGCTTCATAAAAAAGAAGGTGTTGGTACTGAAAAAGTAGATCAAGGCTGGGTGTCATATTGGGAGCCGCATGAAGGTTCAGAGTTAGGGACTGGAATCGTAGCCGCAAATGGTACTATGATTGCATCAGAGAATTATGATACTAACATGACCGATAGAAGTAATTTATACGCACAGTTAAAAGTTGAAAATGGTAAAGTGGTTTATTATTCAGGTTTCGCTTGGAAAGAATCAAAGCAATACCCAACAAAAGCATCTTGGGAAGCTTATTTAGAAGAGTTCGCGCTTAAAATAAATAACCCATTAGAAGTGAGTTTAAAGTAA
- a CDS encoding thioredoxin family protein: MKKSNLFLIAALLVCSFMTISNVNAQDRKGRPANGEHKGPPSGGHNPEQSESLSEMTGYKIGDKATDFELKNVDGLQFSLSDIEDAKGYIVVFTCNECPFAKMYEDRLISLHQEYAPKGYSVVAINPNVSATNERESYEAMQKRANEKDFPFVYLADTDQKIVPQYGALRTPHVFLLDAELTVQYIGTIDDNAKNAKDVKVKYVENAIQALENGEKPNPNFTKSIGCPVKFSK; the protein is encoded by the coding sequence ATGAAAAAAAGTAACTTATTTTTAATAGCTGCACTTTTAGTATGCAGCTTTATGACTATTAGTAATGTAAATGCACAAGACAGAAAAGGTCGTCCTGCTAATGGTGAACACAAAGGCCCTCCTAGTGGAGGACACAACCCTGAACAATCGGAAAGTTTGAGCGAAATGACAGGATACAAAATTGGTGACAAAGCCACTGATTTTGAGCTTAAAAATGTTGATGGCCTTCAATTTTCATTGTCTGATATTGAAGATGCAAAAGGGTATATTGTTGTTTTTACCTGTAACGAATGTCCGTTTGCTAAAATGTATGAAGATCGTTTAATTTCATTACATCAAGAATATGCACCTAAAGGATATTCTGTGGTAGCTATTAACCCAAATGTTAGTGCTACTAACGAACGAGAAAGTTATGAAGCTATGCAAAAAAGAGCCAATGAAAAAGACTTCCCTTTTGTGTATCTAGCTGATACAGATCAAAAAATAGTACCACAATATGGAGCTTTAAGAACACCTCATGTGTTTTTATTAGATGCAGAATTAACCGTGCAGTATATTGGTACTATTGATGATAACGCTAAAAATGCTAAAGATGTAAAAGTAAAATATGTTGAAAATGCTATTCAAGCCTTAGAAAATGGAGAAAAGCCAAATCCTAATTTTACGAAATCAATTGGGTGTCCAGTAAAGTTTAGTAAATAA